Proteins from a genomic interval of Thermoanaerobaculia bacterium:
- the rho gene encoding transcription termination factor Rho, protein MDQENPGNSASGVPRKSRRRRRGRRRRGGGGAGAPPGAPQNDEASAPSEARHAHGVESEAAGVLSLPEKGSGVLVSAKNNYLPTAHDPLVPRDLAEREGLQAGVTITGRVSGGGRPTLLRVETVEGLPPEEFRKHPAFTELISVDPHTRLRFETEPDEMCGRVVDLVSPIGRGQRCLIVAPPKTGKTTLLKRMAQAVSKNHPDVELMVLLVDERPEEVTDLRRSVRGDVIASSSDLSAQNHVAVAEIVAERARRLVECGKHAIIFLDSITRLSRAYNQMQKGQGKILSGGIDARTMEKPRRFFGAARNAENHGSLTIIATALVDTGSRMDEVIFQEFKGTGNTEILLDRDLFERRIFPAIVIQQSGTRKEEKLYTAEELPKIHKLRRALAGAHKVQAMELLLARLQKFRTNADFLKSF, encoded by the coding sequence ATGGACCAGGAAAATCCCGGAAATTCTGCGAGCGGTGTTCCCCGAAAATCCCGTCGCCGGAGACGAGGCCGCCGCCGCCGCGGCGGCGGAGGCGCGGGAGCTCCGCCGGGCGCTCCACAAAACGACGAGGCTTCCGCGCCCTCGGAAGCGCGGCACGCGCACGGCGTCGAGTCGGAAGCGGCCGGCGTCCTCTCGCTTCCCGAGAAGGGATCGGGCGTGCTCGTTTCGGCGAAGAACAACTACCTCCCGACGGCGCACGATCCCCTCGTCCCGCGGGACCTCGCCGAGCGCGAGGGGCTGCAGGCCGGCGTCACGATCACGGGCCGCGTGAGCGGCGGCGGACGTCCCACGCTCCTCCGCGTCGAGACCGTCGAAGGGCTCCCGCCCGAAGAATTCCGGAAGCATCCCGCCTTCACCGAGCTCATCTCCGTCGATCCCCACACGCGGCTGCGCTTCGAGACGGAACCCGACGAGATGTGCGGCCGCGTCGTCGACCTCGTGAGCCCGATCGGGCGCGGCCAGCGGTGCCTCATCGTCGCCCCGCCGAAGACCGGGAAAACGACCCTGCTCAAGCGCATGGCTCAGGCGGTCTCGAAGAACCATCCCGACGTCGAGCTGATGGTGCTCCTCGTCGACGAGCGCCCCGAGGAAGTGACGGATCTGAGGCGCTCCGTGCGCGGCGACGTCATCGCGTCCTCGTCGGACCTCTCCGCGCAGAACCACGTCGCGGTCGCCGAGATCGTCGCCGAGCGCGCCCGGCGGCTCGTCGAGTGCGGCAAGCACGCGATCATCTTCCTCGACTCGATCACGCGCCTCTCCCGCGCTTACAACCAGATGCAGAAGGGGCAGGGAAAGATCCTCTCGGGCGGTATCGACGCGCGAACGATGGAGAAGCCGCGCCGCTTCTTCGGCGCCGCGCGCAATGCCGAGAACCACGGGTCGCTCACGATCATCGCCACCGCGCTCGTCGACACCGGCTCGCGCATGGACGAGGTCATCTTCCAGGAGTTCAAGGGAACGGGGAATACGGAGATCCTCCTCGACCGCGACCTCTTCGAGCGGCGCATCTTTCCCGCGATCGTCATCCAACAGTCCGGAACGCGAAAAGAAGAGAAGCTCTATACGGCCGAGGAGCTCCCGAAGATCCACAAGCTCCGCCGCGCGCTCGCCGGCGCCCACAAGGTGCAGGCGATGGAATTGCTGCTCGCGCGTCTCCAGAAGTTCCGCACCAACGCCGACTTCCTCAAAAGCTTCTAG
- a CDS encoding helix-turn-helix transcriptional regulator, with amino-acid sequence MAVAEMTPWGPPQAANGEFGDRLRRLREARRLSLRRLARLVAVSPSYLSRIERSHVPPPSERTIAKIARTLMIDPDDLLATAGRIPGDVAARLLRRPHVMGRLVRLADALTDERLEELCRLAEQKF; translated from the coding sequence GTGGCGGTCGCGGAAATGACGCCGTGGGGCCCGCCGCAGGCGGCGAACGGCGAATTCGGGGACCGGCTCCGGCGGCTCCGCGAGGCGCGGCGGCTGAGCCTTCGACGGCTCGCGCGTCTCGTCGCCGTGAGCCCCTCCTACCTGTCGCGCATCGAGCGGAGCCACGTGCCCCCGCCGAGCGAGCGGACGATCGCGAAGATCGCGCGGACGTTGATGATCGACCCCGACGACCTCCTCGCGACCGCGGGGCGAATCCCCGGGGACGTCGCCGCGCGCCTGCTGCGCCGGCCGCACGTCATGGGAAGGCTCGTGCGTCTCGCCGACGCCCTGACGGACGAGAGACTGGAAGAGCTCTGCCGGCTCGCGGAACAGAAGTTCTAG
- a CDS encoding TonB-dependent receptor, producing the protein MKVLRSLAIFAMATGLAASMYAQATSGNIYGSVSDEQGGKLPGVAVTLSGCGAPRSTTTGAQGDFRFLNLAPCTYAVKTELSGFATVERNNVVVNLGTNTELAVSMKIASVATTITVTSESPLLDTRKQSSGANFSQQELKSIPSGRDPWVVLQQTPGVLVDRQNVGGSQSGQQDNYVGKGTDPSQNAWNVDGVTITDMAAIGSSPTYYDFDAFQEMQATTGGTDPSVAVPGVTLNMVTKRGTNEVHGSARVFDTPHQLEAYNTRTDYRRQQQALHANAAQNRIFNIQDYGVEAGGPLWPDKAWLWGSYGRNQIDLIQASGTTDKTTLENFAGKLNIQPIESNSRTGFYFRGDKLKFGRNSGPTRPQPTSWDQSGPTTIWKGEDSQVFGPNLVVDASYNYVGGGFGLAPEGGMGVTPYQNAQGVWQRSYVDYHTYRPQHQVNANLSGFFNTGNIGHELKFGFGYRNVDLKSNTTWAGTGAIPRENFGLAVLTRPKLIAENTKYYDGFLQDTLTVSNLTVNVGVRYDEQYGKNNASTAPGLGWTTLPGFCEGTPSDVNPCLQTLHYDGGKTDFKWKNWEPRVGLTYALGAQKSTLLRASYARYADQLGQGTIAFDNPLGYSYLYYYLSDAYFARGDHNITGPGDLAGFYYAYGVDPNNPQSSVSNNIINPNLKAPITDEFSVGVDHQISPEFVAALSYTHRNRKKLTWSPYIGLTSADYSLVDPGQEAFDTNGNPLGTTGPLYGVTAGYGGNFGKYLTNRPGYSTTYDNVELQLTKRLTNRWMAHGSFSWNDWKQKIGSSACQDPTNTLTANGPACDDGSIGWYGGATNSGAFGSVYINSKWNFNVSGLYQLPLNFNIAANLYGRQGYPLPYYARENPGDGLGTRNILIGNPDDHRNSNLYELDMRLEKVVPLFQKADLTLSLDVFNVLNSNTVLQKQIAGKCNDADICSGTATANRIFEIQAPRTLRFGGRLSF; encoded by the coding sequence ATGAAGGTTTTGAGGAGCCTCGCCATTTTCGCAATGGCGACCGGGCTCGCCGCGTCGATGTACGCGCAGGCGACGTCCGGAAACATCTACGGGTCCGTCAGCGACGAGCAGGGGGGCAAGCTCCCCGGAGTCGCGGTGACCCTCTCCGGCTGCGGCGCGCCGAGGAGCACGACGACGGGAGCTCAGGGAGACTTTCGTTTCCTGAACCTCGCGCCCTGCACCTACGCGGTGAAGACGGAGCTCTCCGGTTTCGCCACGGTCGAGCGCAACAACGTGGTGGTCAACCTCGGGACCAACACGGAGCTGGCGGTCTCGATGAAGATCGCGTCGGTGGCGACGACGATCACCGTGACGTCGGAGTCCCCGCTGCTCGACACCCGCAAGCAGTCGTCGGGCGCGAACTTCAGCCAGCAGGAGCTGAAGTCGATTCCGAGCGGCCGCGACCCGTGGGTCGTGCTGCAGCAGACGCCGGGCGTGCTCGTCGACCGTCAGAACGTCGGCGGCAGCCAGAGCGGCCAGCAGGACAACTACGTCGGCAAGGGCACCGACCCGTCGCAGAACGCCTGGAACGTCGACGGCGTGACGATTACCGACATGGCGGCGATCGGCTCGTCCCCGACGTACTACGACTTCGACGCCTTCCAGGAGATGCAGGCGACCACCGGCGGGACGGATCCCTCCGTCGCGGTCCCGGGCGTCACGCTCAACATGGTGACCAAGCGCGGCACCAACGAAGTGCACGGGTCCGCCCGCGTCTTCGACACGCCGCACCAGCTCGAGGCATACAACACGCGGACCGACTATCGCAGACAGCAGCAGGCGCTCCACGCGAATGCTGCCCAGAACCGCATCTTCAACATCCAGGACTATGGCGTGGAAGCGGGCGGACCGCTCTGGCCGGACAAGGCCTGGCTCTGGGGAAGCTACGGACGCAACCAGATCGACCTCATCCAGGCCTCGGGCACGACCGACAAGACGACGCTCGAGAACTTCGCCGGCAAGTTGAACATCCAGCCGATCGAGTCGAACTCGAGGACGGGGTTCTACTTCCGCGGCGACAAGCTGAAGTTCGGGCGCAACTCGGGCCCCACCCGCCCCCAGCCGACCTCGTGGGACCAGTCCGGTCCGACGACGATCTGGAAGGGTGAGGACTCGCAGGTCTTCGGACCGAACCTGGTCGTCGACGCCTCCTACAACTACGTGGGCGGCGGCTTCGGGCTCGCCCCCGAGGGCGGCATGGGCGTCACCCCCTACCAGAATGCACAGGGCGTCTGGCAGCGGTCGTACGTCGACTATCACACGTACCGCCCGCAGCACCAGGTCAACGCGAACCTCTCCGGGTTCTTCAACACGGGAAACATCGGGCACGAGCTCAAGTTCGGATTCGGATACCGCAACGTGGACCTCAAGTCGAACACGACGTGGGCGGGCACGGGAGCGATTCCGAGAGAGAACTTCGGCCTCGCGGTGCTCACCCGGCCCAAGCTCATCGCCGAGAACACCAAGTACTACGACGGCTTCCTGCAGGACACGCTGACGGTCTCGAACCTCACGGTCAACGTCGGCGTGCGGTACGACGAGCAGTACGGCAAGAACAACGCGAGCACGGCGCCCGGCCTCGGCTGGACTACTCTGCCGGGCTTCTGCGAGGGCACGCCGTCCGACGTCAACCCCTGCTTGCAGACCCTTCACTACGACGGCGGGAAGACCGACTTCAAGTGGAAGAACTGGGAGCCCCGTGTCGGCCTGACCTACGCCCTCGGCGCCCAGAAGAGCACCCTGCTCCGCGCGTCGTATGCCCGGTACGCCGACCAGCTCGGCCAGGGCACGATTGCCTTCGACAACCCGCTCGGATACTCCTACCTCTATTACTACCTGTCCGACGCGTACTTCGCCCGGGGCGATCACAACATCACGGGTCCCGGCGACCTCGCGGGCTTCTACTACGCCTACGGCGTCGATCCGAACAACCCGCAGTCGTCCGTCTCGAACAACATCATCAACCCGAACCTGAAAGCCCCGATCACGGATGAGTTCTCGGTCGGCGTCGACCACCAGATCTCGCCCGAGTTCGTGGCCGCCCTCTCCTACACGCACCGCAACCGCAAGAAGCTCACGTGGAGCCCGTACATCGGCCTCACCAGCGCCGACTATTCGCTGGTCGATCCCGGCCAGGAGGCCTTCGACACGAACGGCAACCCGCTCGGGACCACCGGGCCCCTCTACGGTGTCACCGCCGGCTACGGCGGCAATTTCGGCAAGTATTTGACCAACCGGCCCGGCTATTCGACGACCTACGACAACGTCGAGCTCCAGCTCACCAAGCGCCTCACCAACCGCTGGATGGCGCACGGCTCCTTCAGCTGGAACGACTGGAAGCAGAAGATCGGCTCGAGCGCCTGCCAGGATCCCACGAACACCCTGACGGCGAACGGCCCGGCCTGCGACGACGGGTCGATCGGCTGGTACGGCGGCGCCACCAACAGCGGCGCCTTCGGAAGCGTCTACATCAACAGCAAGTGGAATTTCAACGTCAGCGGTCTCTACCAGCTCCCGCTCAACTTCAACATCGCGGCGAACCTCTACGGGCGCCAGGGCTACCCGCTGCCCTACTACGCCCGCGAGAACCCGGGAGACGGTCTGGGCACGCGCAACATCCTCATCGGGAACCCGGACGACCACCGCAACTCGAATCTCTATGAGCTCGACATGCGGCTCGAAAAGGTCGTCCCGCTCTTCCAGAAGGCAGACCTGACTCTCTCGCTCGACGTGTTCAACGTTCTGAACTCGAACACGGTCCTGCAGAAGCAGATCGCCGGGAAATGCAACGATGCGGACATCTGCTCCGGCACCGCGACGGCCAACCGGATCTTCGAGATCCAGGCGCCCCGCACCCTGCGGTTCGGAGGCCGCTTGAGCTTCTAA